From a single Stomoxys calcitrans chromosome 4, idStoCalc2.1, whole genome shotgun sequence genomic region:
- the LOC106088496 gene encoding nucleolin: MKFRIWAFLLCLWAVTLAAAAANAEEINSSNDVANESAEEEPVDEDNIDYDGDYEGDVGEDEEFDYAGDEDDNDGSDVELDIEEAENDGDDYPDENDQTENADVATDNMPEVYPFEIDDQDIDDDVDYDDEDYDEKEEVSTQGSKPSSPVRKSKPKTKAHKKSARNNRHRAKAGKRSKKHARKHK, encoded by the coding sequence ATGAAGTTTAGAATTTGGGCATTTTTATTGTGCCTGTGGGCTGTAACgctagctgctgctgctgctaatgCAGAAGAAATCAATTCATCCAATGATGTGGCAAATGAATCTGCCGAAGAGGAACCCGTGGATGAGGACAATATAGACTATGATGGAGACTATGAAGGTGATGTGGGTGAGGATGAAGAATTTGATTATGCTGGAGATGAAGACGACAACGATGGAAGCGATGTGGAATTAGACATCGAAGAAGCTGAAAATGATGGGGATGATTACCCCGATGAAAATGATCAAACGGAAAATGCGGATGTAGCAACCGACAACATGCCGGAAGTTTATCCTTTTGAAATTGATGACCAAGATATTGATGATGATGTAGATTATGATGATGAGGATTACGATGAGAAAGAAGAGGTCTCAACACAGGGCTCAAAACCTTCGTCACCTGTGCGTAAATCCAAACCCAAAACCAAAGCACACAAGAAATCTGCCAGAAATAATCGTCATCGAGCCAAGGCTGGCAAACGCTCAAAGAAACATGCCAGGAAACACAAGTAA